In a single window of the Acidobacteriaceae bacterium genome:
- a CDS encoding ribose-phosphate pyrophosphokinase, with translation MSEQDTTAVSIPNSPSGTENGSAATSVATAEPSRVSPDGASPKAASAPRKPSKLSEDKRFKIFSGSANRALTDEICKFLGVPLGEAKFQRFSDGEIHFQLLENVRGADVFLVQPTCFPTNEHLIELLIMEDALRRASAGRITAVVPYYGYARQDRKDRPRVAITSKLVADLLVTAGANRALFVDLHAAQIQGFFNIPVDHLFASPVLVSYFSNLDLPNLTVVSPDAGGVERARFFAKKLEVPLAIVDKRRTDINVTEVMNVIGDVRGRTCLILDDIVDTAGTLVKTAEALIEQGAEKVYACASHAVLSGPAVERIANSPLEELVVTNTIPLREDAQKVAKIKVLSIAGLLGRAIESIHMETSVSTLFN, from the coding sequence GTGAGCGAACAAGACACGACTGCGGTCTCAATCCCGAATTCACCATCTGGCACCGAGAACGGTTCCGCCGCAACATCCGTTGCAACAGCGGAGCCGTCTCGCGTCTCTCCGGACGGCGCTTCCCCAAAGGCCGCCTCCGCACCGCGAAAGCCATCCAAACTCTCCGAAGACAAGCGCTTCAAGATCTTCTCGGGCTCGGCCAACCGCGCGCTCACCGACGAGATCTGCAAATTCCTCGGCGTTCCGCTCGGCGAAGCCAAGTTTCAGCGCTTCTCTGACGGCGAAATTCATTTCCAGCTTCTCGAGAACGTGCGCGGCGCCGACGTCTTCCTCGTGCAGCCCACCTGCTTCCCCACCAACGAGCACCTGATCGAGCTGCTCATTATGGAGGACGCGCTTCGCCGCGCCTCCGCCGGCCGCATCACCGCAGTCGTTCCCTATTACGGCTATGCTCGCCAGGACCGCAAGGACCGGCCGCGCGTCGCGATCACCTCCAAGCTCGTGGCTGACCTGCTCGTCACCGCCGGCGCCAATCGTGCACTGTTCGTCGACCTGCATGCAGCGCAGATCCAGGGCTTCTTCAACATACCGGTCGATCATCTGTTCGCTTCGCCGGTCCTCGTCAGCTACTTTTCGAATCTCGACCTGCCGAACCTCACCGTCGTCAGCCCGGATGCCGGCGGCGTGGAGCGTGCGCGCTTCTTCGCCAAGAAGCTTGAGGTGCCGCTGGCCATCGTCGACAAGCGCCGCACCGACATCAACGTCACCGAAGTGATGAACGTCATCGGCGACGTGCGCGGACGCACCTGCCTCATCCTCGACGATATCGTCGACACCGCCGGCACGCTGGTTAAAACCGCCGAAGCTCTCATCGAGCAGGGCGCCGAAAAGGTTTACGCCTGCGCTTCACACGCCGTGCTCTCGGGTCCGGCGGTCGAGCGCATCGCCAACTCCCCGCTCGAAGAGCTGGTGGTCACCAACACGATTCCTCTGCGCGAAGACGCGCAGAAGGTCGCCAAGATCAAGGTCCTCTCCATCGCCGGCCTTCTGGGCCGCGCCATTGAGAGCATTCACATGGAGACGTCGGTTTCGACGCTCTTCAACTAA
- a CDS encoding peroxiredoxin, with translation MLAPRFRTAALTLAACLLPIAPAFAADLAPVGSSAPNFTLPNQENQPISLADYKGKWVVLYFYPKDQTSGCSMEAHNFQRDLPKYEALNAVVLGVSMDTVESHKTWCTKDGFSFKMLADPEHKVVDQYGVPVKTVTTPAGPMTIALRDTFLISPDGKIVKEWEVKDIPNHSAEVLAAIQAGGK, from the coding sequence ATGCTCGCACCGAGATTCCGCACGGCCGCACTCACCCTCGCCGCCTGCCTGCTTCCGATCGCGCCCGCCTTCGCCGCCGACCTCGCCCCGGTCGGCTCCAGCGCACCAAACTTCACCCTGCCAAACCAGGAGAACCAGCCGATTTCGCTCGCCGATTACAAGGGCAAGTGGGTCGTCCTCTACTTCTATCCCAAGGACCAGACCTCGGGCTGCTCGATGGAAGCTCACAACTTCCAGCGCGACCTGCCCAAGTATGAGGCTCTCAACGCCGTCGTACTCGGCGTCTCGATGGACACGGTGGAGAGCCATAAGACCTGGTGCACCAAGGACGGCTTCTCGTTCAAGATGCTCGCCGACCCCGAGCACAAGGTCGTCGATCAGTACGGCGTGCCGGTGAAGACGGTCACCACACCCGCCGGGCCTATGACCATCGCCCTGCGCGACACCTTCCTCATCTCTCCGGACGGCAAGATCGTCAAGGAGTGGGAGGTCAAGGACATCCCCAACCACTCCGCAGAGGTCCTCGCTGCCATCCAGGCGGGTGGCAAGTAG
- a CDS encoding glycoside hydrolase family 5 protein, which produces MTLLSKLAFVVAALLASTPCVFAQTSITPPLHTSGTQILDSRNRPVQLRSVNWYGFDEKEFVAGGLDHASLNSLADLVAQMGFNSVRLPWANETIERNPIVADSAVSANPQLRGKHSLDILDAVIAALTRRHIMVILDDHMSDADWCCSETDDNGLWYNARYPESAWLADWKLMAQRYKQNPWVIGADLRNELRAGAAWGGPDPKLDWHAAAERGGDAVLSANPKLLIFIEGPHYSTRFDAFPNLPVNLGLPDRVVISPHAYSIGHTYKSYDEAAAALDREFSPLLRAEHPLPIWVGEFGHCTMSACQAYGSEWLKWFARWANEHHIANTSWWALNATESSGRSRTLGEPETYGLLTLDWKHVRSPETITLIQSIRP; this is translated from the coding sequence GTGACCCTGCTATCGAAGCTCGCCTTTGTCGTCGCAGCCCTGCTCGCCTCAACTCCCTGTGTCTTCGCACAGACAAGCATCACGCCGCCGCTCCACACCAGCGGCACGCAGATCCTCGACAGCCGCAATCGTCCCGTCCAACTGCGCTCCGTCAACTGGTATGGATTCGACGAGAAGGAGTTTGTTGCCGGAGGCCTCGACCACGCGTCACTAAACAGCCTTGCGGACCTCGTGGCGCAGATGGGCTTCAACTCCGTGCGCCTTCCGTGGGCCAATGAAACCATCGAGCGCAATCCCATCGTCGCGGACTCGGCGGTCTCGGCGAATCCGCAGCTCCGCGGCAAACACAGTCTCGACATCCTGGACGCTGTCATCGCCGCGCTCACTCGCCGTCACATCATGGTCATCCTCGATGACCACATGAGCGACGCGGACTGGTGCTGCAGCGAGACCGACGATAATGGCCTCTGGTACAACGCTCGCTACCCTGAATCCGCCTGGCTAGCCGACTGGAAGTTGATGGCGCAGCGCTACAAGCAGAACCCATGGGTCATCGGCGCAGACCTCCGCAACGAGCTCCGTGCCGGCGCCGCCTGGGGTGGTCCCGATCCAAAGCTGGACTGGCACGCCGCCGCAGAGCGCGGAGGCGACGCCGTTCTCTCGGCAAATCCCAAACTGCTTATCTTCATCGAAGGCCCGCACTACTCCACGCGCTTCGACGCCTTCCCCAACCTGCCGGTCAACCTTGGCCTTCCAGACCGCGTCGTCATCTCACCGCACGCCTACTCCATTGGCCACACTTACAAGAGCTACGACGAAGCCGCGGCTGCCCTCGACCGCGAGTTCTCTCCGCTTCTAAGAGCCGAGCATCCTCTGCCCATCTGGGTCGGCGAGTTCGGCCACTGCACCATGAGCGCCTGCCAGGCCTACGGCAGCGAATGGCTCAAATGGTTCGCGCGCTGGGCCAACGAGCATCACATCGCCAACACAAGCTGGTGGGCCCTCAACGCTACTGAGTCCTCCGGCCGGAGCCGCACGCTCGGCGAGCCTGAAACGTACGGCCTCCTCACACTCGACTGGAAGCACGTCCGCTCGCCCGAAACGATCACCCTTATCCAGTCCATCCGTCCTTAG
- the rpsR gene encoding 30S ribosomal protein S18, giving the protein MADENQNQPASTPAPAGDRPQSDRPQSDRPQGERSQGGPGGDRGPRPGGPRGPRPGGGPGGPGGPGGRKFFRRKKVCKFTVEKIDSISYRDVRLLQQFVSDRGKIIPRRLTGTSAPFQRKLTKAIKQARAIALLPYAAKY; this is encoded by the coding sequence ATGGCTGACGAGAATCAGAATCAACCAGCATCTACTCCCGCGCCTGCAGGCGATCGTCCGCAGAGCGACCGTCCGCAGAGTGACCGTCCGCAAGGTGAGCGCTCGCAAGGTGGTCCAGGCGGCGACCGTGGTCCCCGTCCTGGCGGACCGCGTGGTCCCCGTCCCGGCGGTGGTCCCGGCGGCCCGGGTGGTCCTGGCGGACGCAAGTTCTTCCGCCGCAAGAAGGTCTGCAAGTTCACGGTGGAGAAGATCGACTCGATCTCCTATCGCGACGTGCGCCTGCTGCAGCAGTTCGTCTCGGACCGCGGCAAGATCATTCCGCGCCGCCTCACCGGCACCTCGGCTCCCTTCCAGCGCAAGCTGACGAAGGCGATCAAACAGGCCCGCGCCATCGCGCTGCTGCCCTACGCCGCCAAGTACTAA
- the rpsF gene encoding 30S ribosomal protein S6, which yields MNRSYEIMFIVRPDIEEAEIDKIVETFSGYVTQGGGAVKQVEKMGRRRLAYTVRKFNDGFYVLLIVDSPASLIHEIERRLRVSEQVIKFITVRTDEEEKRVAKIKKHRDAHVKRSAQPQPGAEVEQPEATEAPAAEATPEPAATEA from the coding sequence ATGAATCGCAGCTACGAAATCATGTTCATCGTCCGGCCCGACATTGAAGAGGCCGAGATCGATAAGATCGTCGAGACCTTCTCGGGGTACGTCACGCAGGGTGGCGGCGCCGTGAAGCAGGTCGAGAAGATGGGCCGCCGCCGGCTCGCCTACACGGTCCGCAAGTTCAACGACGGCTTCTACGTCCTGCTCATCGTCGACTCTCCGGCATCGCTGATCCACGAGATCGAGCGCCGTCTCCGCGTCTCCGAACAGGTGATCAAGTTCATCACCGTGCGCACGGATGAGGAAGAGAAGCGCGTTGCCAAAATCAAGAAGCACCGCGATGCTCACGTGAAGCGCAGCGCACAGCCGCAGCCCGGCGCTGAAGTCGAGCAGCCCGAGGCCACCGAGGCTCCTGCTGCCGAAGCCACGCCCGAGCCCGCCGCCACCGAGGCGTAA
- a CDS encoding 50S ribosomal protein L25 has translation MANNTTISTVTAKPRTGKFNKNHARRVRREGLIPAVIYGAGEPSVAVAVDPKIITRILHSDAGHNSIFDLSIEGGATGKAMIVDWQNEPIKGHLLHIDLKRIAMDKKMRVSVPVQLVGTAAGVKNSGGILLHALHEVEIECLPGDIPSHIDLDVSNLEMNQSLHISDLPHSDKIEYLGEEDAVVASVTYVKAEAEPEAATTETPAEPEVAKKGKQETAEGEAKPEAKK, from the coding sequence ATGGCAAACAACACCACCATTTCGACCGTCACCGCCAAGCCGCGCACCGGCAAGTTCAACAAGAACCACGCCCGCCGCGTTCGCCGCGAAGGCCTCATCCCCGCCGTCATCTACGGTGCGGGCGAGCCCTCGGTTGCGGTTGCGGTCGATCCCAAGATCATCACCCGCATTCTGCACTCCGATGCCGGCCATAATTCCATCTTCGATCTTTCGATCGAGGGCGGCGCCACCGGCAAGGCGATGATCGTCGACTGGCAGAACGAACCCATCAAGGGCCACCTGCTCCACATCGACCTCAAGCGCATCGCGATGGACAAGAAGATGCGCGTGTCGGTTCCTGTCCAGCTTGTCGGCACGGCTGCTGGCGTCAAGAACTCGGGCGGCATCCTCTTACACGCTCTGCACGAGGTCGAAATCGAGTGCCTGCCCGGTGACATCCCGTCGCACATCGACCTCGACGTCTCGAACCTTGAGATGAACCAGTCGCTCCACATCTCGGACCTTCCGCACTCGGACAAGATCGAGTACCTGGGCGAAGAGGACGCAGTCGTCGCGAGCGTCACCTACGTCAAGGCCGAGGCGGAGCCGGAAGCCGCAACCACCGAGACGCCGGCCGAGCCCGAAGTCGCCAAGAAGGGCAAGCAGGAGACTGCTGAGGGCGAAGCGAAGCCGGAGGCAAAGAAGTAA
- a CDS encoding transglycosylase SLT domain-containing protein has product MISISKARQLRRRVRVALSAALVPGVVCAGVGVAAAQHREQPNQVTPAVAESQQAAAPAPQTGLTPQQQADAMARSQKIQALIGRAENSYNSGVANYNANRLDAARADFDSAVDAMLSSGLDLKSDPQLSDEFEHLVDRINSLELVALKQGNGFSPKVEPAPLDEAMNEVTFPPDPELLGRISAELQTTKSDLPLVVNDYVAGFINYFSNSPAGHAHLRASLERAGKYKEMILKTLKQYGVPQDLIYQAVAESGFQPQALNRRSGAGGMWQFMPFAGAYGLERNGYFDERFDPEKSTIAYAKYMKYLYEQFGDWYLAMAAYDWGAGNVQRAVARTGYADFWQLYRHNALPGETKNYVPGILAAVIMAKNPKQYGLTDVVADAPVKSDMVTTEYSISLPLVADVTNSSVQEIVALNPALLRLSTPRDIPYDLHLPAGSKQMYLDRVKDIPEANRASWRFHVVKNGETLDEIATEMHARPSEIATVNEIPQGDPPKPGDELVIPETTSTGQQRYRTRRGDTLVTVADRFGVSVEDLRAWNHLSSNRLEPGRTLYVAEPVRLAPTARKTASHERTAVAHGHKTHEASHAHTTPAVSHKTTASTHKHSSKGR; this is encoded by the coding sequence ATGATTTCGATCAGTAAGGCACGGCAGCTTCGCCGGAGAGTGCGAGTTGCGCTGAGCGCGGCGCTGGTGCCGGGGGTGGTCTGCGCGGGCGTGGGTGTGGCCGCCGCGCAGCATAGAGAACAACCGAACCAGGTTACTCCGGCTGTTGCCGAATCGCAGCAGGCTGCGGCTCCGGCGCCCCAGACCGGCCTCACTCCGCAGCAACAGGCCGACGCGATGGCGCGCTCGCAGAAGATACAGGCGCTGATCGGGCGGGCGGAGAACAGCTACAACTCAGGCGTGGCGAATTACAACGCGAATCGGCTGGACGCGGCGCGAGCGGACTTCGACAGCGCCGTGGACGCGATGCTTTCCAGTGGGCTGGATCTGAAGAGCGATCCGCAGCTCTCGGATGAATTCGAGCACCTGGTAGACCGCATCAACTCGCTCGAACTCGTCGCGCTGAAGCAAGGCAATGGATTTTCGCCGAAGGTCGAGCCGGCTCCGCTGGACGAGGCGATGAACGAGGTGACGTTCCCGCCGGACCCGGAGCTGTTGGGCCGCATCAGCGCGGAGTTGCAGACGACCAAGTCGGATCTGCCGCTGGTCGTGAACGACTATGTCGCCGGCTTCATCAATTACTTTTCGAACTCTCCGGCCGGGCACGCCCATCTGCGGGCGTCGCTGGAGCGCGCGGGCAAGTACAAGGAGATGATCCTGAAGACGCTCAAGCAGTACGGCGTTCCGCAGGATTTGATCTACCAGGCAGTCGCGGAGTCGGGCTTCCAGCCGCAGGCGCTGAACCGGCGTTCGGGTGCGGGTGGCATGTGGCAGTTCATGCCCTTTGCCGGAGCGTATGGCCTGGAACGCAACGGCTACTTTGACGAGCGGTTCGATCCGGAGAAGTCGACCATAGCGTATGCGAAGTACATGAAGTACCTGTACGAGCAGTTCGGCGACTGGTATCTCGCCATGGCGGCGTACGACTGGGGCGCGGGCAATGTGCAGCGCGCCGTTGCTAGGACCGGCTACGCGGACTTCTGGCAGCTCTACCGGCATAATGCATTGCCGGGCGAAACGAAGAATTATGTTCCGGGTATTCTCGCGGCGGTCATCATGGCCAAGAACCCGAAGCAGTATGGACTGACGGACGTGGTGGCGGATGCTCCGGTGAAGTCGGACATGGTGACGACGGAGTATTCGATCAGCCTGCCGCTGGTGGCGGATGTGACGAACTCCTCGGTGCAGGAGATTGTGGCGCTGAACCCGGCGCTGCTGCGGCTTTCGACCCCGCGCGACATTCCTTACGACCTGCATCTGCCGGCCGGATCGAAGCAGATGTACCTGGACAGGGTGAAGGACATCCCGGAGGCGAACCGCGCAAGCTGGCGCTTCCATGTGGTCAAGAACGGAGAGACGCTGGACGAGATTGCGACGGAGATGCACGCGCGCCCGTCTGAGATCGCGACGGTGAATGAGATTCCCCAGGGCGATCCGCCCAAGCCGGGTGATGAACTCGTGATTCCTGAAACGACGAGCACGGGGCAGCAGCGCTACAGGACGCGGCGCGGCGACACGCTGGTCACGGTGGCCGACCGCTTCGGCGTTTCGGTGGAAGACCTGCGCGCCTGGAACCATCTCTCGTCTAACAGGCTGGAGCCGGGCCGCACGCTTTATGTAGCCGAGCCGGTGCGACTGGCGCCCACGGCACGCAAGACAGCGTCGCACGAACGCACGGCTGTGGCGCATGGCCACAAGACGCATGAGGCATCGCATGCTCACACAACACCCGCCGTATCGCACAAGACGACGGCATCAACGCACAAGCATTCCAGCAAGGGCCGCTGA
- a CDS encoding 4-(cytidine 5'-diphospho)-2-C-methyl-D-erythritol kinase: protein MSTRVRSFCKINLGLAIGPARPDGFHALATLYQTLALHDVVTISARAAAETSITLTADHRGVPRTEAGNAERNTAFRIVELALGQLGVSAEVTIDIEKHLPVQGGLGAGSANAAAALIGVERELNLTLPGADRLALAAQIGSDVPLFVLGGSVLGLSRGEEVYPLPDLPVTPCVVAVPSLGVSTAAAFRALDARKLPEQTAESLTSAANPSKLEQLSRALSAAWSPSGADLGTSSQISEPSPSGITRLASDRAENPLLTLVRTGIENDFEEVVFQEHPSLRSTKRDLVGDSTVPEDSRAIYAALSGSGSALFGLYRSTADARAAQQRVQASGTQALLTETLPRADYWNTMLEI, encoded by the coding sequence ATGTCCACGCGCGTTCGCTCCTTCTGCAAGATCAATCTCGGCCTCGCGATCGGCCCCGCGCGGCCTGACGGCTTTCACGCGCTCGCGACGCTCTACCAGACCCTTGCGCTCCATGACGTCGTTACTATTAGCGCCCGTGCCGCCGCCGAGACCTCCATTACCCTGACCGCCGACCACCGCGGCGTCCCGCGCACGGAGGCCGGCAACGCCGAGCGCAACACCGCCTTCCGCATCGTTGAACTGGCGCTGGGTCAACTCGGTGTCTCCGCCGAGGTCACGATTGACATCGAGAAGCACCTTCCCGTCCAGGGCGGCCTCGGAGCCGGATCGGCCAACGCAGCCGCAGCATTAATAGGAGTGGAGCGTGAGCTCAACCTGACCCTGCCCGGCGCGGACCGTCTCGCGCTCGCCGCCCAGATCGGCTCCGACGTCCCACTGTTCGTCCTGGGTGGTTCGGTCCTTGGCCTCTCCCGCGGCGAAGAGGTCTATCCCCTTCCAGATCTGCCAGTTACGCCATGCGTGGTGGCGGTTCCTTCGCTCGGCGTGTCAACCGCCGCGGCGTTCCGGGCCTTGGACGCCCGCAAACTCCCGGAACAGACTGCCGAATCGTTGACCTCAGCCGCAAATCCAAGTAAACTGGAACAGTTGAGCCGTGCTCTGTCTGCCGCCTGGTCACCCAGCGGCGCCGATCTTGGAACCAGTTCCCAGATATCTGAGCCGAGCCCTTCCGGTATCACCCGCTTAGCGAGTGATCGGGCTGAGAATCCTCTTCTCACGCTTGTCCGCACCGGGATCGAAAACGACTTTGAAGAGGTCGTCTTTCAAGAGCATCCCTCCTTGCGTTCAACCAAGCGTGATTTAGTGGGAGACTCCACCGTCCCGGAAGACAGCCGTGCGATTTATGCGGCACTCTCGGGCTCTGGTTCGGCGCTGTTTGGACTTTACCGGTCCACGGCAGACGCTCGCGCCGCTCAACAGCGTGTCCAGGCTTCCGGCACGCAGGCTCTCCTGACCGAGACCCTGCCCCGCGCGGATTACTGGAACACGATGCTGGAGATTTAG
- the pth gene encoding aminoacyl-tRNA hydrolase, whose protein sequence is MKLIVGLGNPGMEYLLTPHNAGFMAIDRIAGICDVQVTNRRGKAQTARARLAGHDVLLAKPETFMNLSGLSVVALLDELELEDKDMIVLYDELAFPLGTIRLAERGSANGHNGAKSVSGALGSEEWMRVRIGVGKGPTENGREVNAGGTDYLLAPMRKADLVTLEDGLDLAVRAVEKWLTAGASAAMNEFNRKDVK, encoded by the coding sequence ATGAAGCTCATCGTCGGTCTCGGAAATCCTGGCATGGAGTACCTGCTTACGCCGCACAACGCAGGCTTCATGGCGATCGATCGCATCGCAGGCATCTGCGATGTGCAGGTAACGAATCGGCGGGGCAAGGCCCAGACCGCTCGCGCAAGGCTGGCAGGACACGATGTCCTGCTCGCCAAGCCCGAGACCTTCATGAACCTGAGCGGGCTTTCGGTCGTTGCCCTGCTCGACGAGTTGGAGCTCGAAGACAAGGACATGATTGTCCTGTACGACGAGCTGGCATTCCCGCTGGGCACGATTCGGCTCGCCGAACGCGGCTCAGCAAACGGGCACAACGGAGCGAAGTCCGTCTCCGGTGCGCTTGGAAGTGAAGAGTGGATGCGCGTCCGCATCGGAGTAGGCAAAGGGCCAACCGAGAACGGACGCGAGGTAAATGCAGGCGGCACTGATTATCTGCTCGCGCCGATGCGCAAAGCAGACCTGGTGACGCTGGAAGATGGTCTCGACCTCGCCGTACGCGCTGTCGAGAAGTGGCTGACAGCAGGAGCGTCAGCCGCTATGAATGAGTTCAACCGGAAGGACGTGAAGTAG
- a CDS encoding alpha/beta hydrolase fold domain-containing protein, protein MVDASDDGGLLMLRVACLACVYLLSSVALAQQPTGQPTTAAEAASRDSSYIDANGTAHITRVIPVPQDLSPQARAFISHQLPDNAPERPLAERRKGLDAWEVRSRAEWSKICPNQIEETRIAGVPVHVVTPENMPASNRDKVLINLHGGGFNGDSGSYTESIPIASYTGIKVVAVLYRLAPEHPFPAGVDDAIAVYKDLLKTYKPDRIVVYGTSAGATLTAEVAVKLRQLALPMPAALGIFSTVSDFSDLGDSYAMYTLTGLAGHLVPPERVPHDPYYVGSTDLKDPVLSPIYADLHGLPPTLFITSGRDALLSSTTNLHRAYLRAGVDARLAVFDALPHAFWYHPELPESIEANHIMANFFLAHLPN, encoded by the coding sequence ATGGTGGACGCTTCCGACGATGGAGGTTTGCTGATGCTGCGCGTTGCGTGTCTCGCCTGTGTTTATCTGCTATCTTCGGTCGCCTTGGCGCAGCAGCCCACAGGGCAACCGACCACCGCAGCAGAGGCTGCCAGCCGCGACTCCAGCTACATCGATGCCAACGGAACGGCGCACATCACGCGCGTGATTCCCGTGCCGCAGGACCTGAGCCCGCAGGCACGGGCGTTCATCAGCCATCAGCTTCCGGATAATGCTCCGGAGCGGCCCCTCGCCGAGCGCCGAAAGGGACTGGATGCCTGGGAGGTCCGCTCGCGCGCGGAGTGGAGCAAAATCTGTCCGAACCAGATTGAGGAAACGAGGATTGCCGGAGTTCCGGTCCATGTAGTGACCCCCGAGAACATGCCTGCGAGCAATCGCGACAAAGTACTGATCAACCTGCACGGCGGCGGCTTCAATGGCGACTCCGGCTCGTATACGGAGTCGATTCCGATCGCGAGCTATACCGGCATCAAGGTGGTCGCGGTGCTGTACCGGCTCGCTCCGGAGCATCCGTTTCCCGCGGGAGTGGACGACGCGATCGCCGTGTACAAGGATCTGCTGAAGACCTACAAGCCGGATCGCATCGTCGTCTATGGCACTTCTGCCGGGGCGACGCTGACCGCCGAGGTCGCGGTGAAACTGAGGCAGCTTGCGTTGCCCATGCCAGCGGCGCTTGGAATCTTCAGCACAGTAAGCGATTTTTCGGACTTGGGCGACTCCTATGCGATGTACACGCTGACCGGATTGGCGGGACACCTCGTGCCGCCTGAACGCGTTCCACACGATCCGTATTACGTCGGCTCTACCGATCTGAAGGACCCGGTGCTGTCACCGATCTACGCCGACCTGCACGGGCTGCCGCCGACGCTCTTCATTACAAGCGGTCGCGATGCCTTGCTGAGCAGCACGACGAACCTGCATCGAGCCTATCTGCGGGCAGGCGTCGATGCACGGCTGGCGGTCTTCGACGCGCTCCCGCATGCCTTCTGGTACCACCCCGAACTACCGGAGTCGATCGAGGCGAACCACATCATGGCCAACTTTTTCCTCGCGCATCTGCCGAATTAG
- the lpxI gene encoding UDP-2,3-diacylglucosamine diphosphatase LpxI (LpxI, functionally equivalent to LpxH, replaces it in LPS biosynthesis in a minority of bacteria.) yields MDTLGLIAGNGRFPFLLLDAARAHNLRVVVAAIKEETSSEMNDRAAADANITVHWLSLGELSRLIETFQREGVTRAVMAGQVKHKQIFSSIRPDWRLAKLLLNLRTRNTDMLLGAVAKVLDDEGIHLISSTAFLEPLLAPVGILTSRAPDENERADIDYGLSVARGIAGFDLGQTVVIAARACVAVEAMEGTDAAILRAGELMRTLHADDDPTDPETTLARRLTVVKVAKPDQDLRFDVPVVGVPTIETMHRAGATCLCVEAGRTLLFDREAMIAAATAAGIAVVAEEIPAR; encoded by the coding sequence ATGGACACCCTCGGCCTCATCGCCGGCAACGGCCGCTTCCCGTTCTTGCTCCTCGACGCCGCACGGGCACACAATCTCCGCGTGGTCGTCGCCGCCATCAAGGAAGAGACGTCGTCCGAGATGAACGACCGCGCCGCTGCGGACGCGAATATCACGGTCCACTGGCTCTCGCTGGGCGAGCTTTCCCGGCTGATCGAAACCTTTCAGCGCGAGGGCGTCACGCGCGCCGTGATGGCGGGTCAGGTGAAGCACAAGCAAATCTTCTCGTCGATCCGGCCCGACTGGCGGCTGGCCAAGCTGCTGCTCAACCTGCGCACGCGCAATACGGACATGCTGCTCGGCGCGGTCGCGAAAGTGCTCGACGACGAAGGCATTCACCTTATCTCGTCCACTGCATTTTTGGAGCCGCTGCTCGCGCCCGTCGGCATTCTGACCTCGCGTGCACCTGATGAGAACGAGCGCGCGGACATTGACTATGGGCTTTCCGTGGCGCGCGGCATCGCCGGCTTTGACCTCGGACAGACCGTCGTCATCGCGGCGCGGGCGTGCGTCGCCGTGGAAGCAATGGAGGGCACGGACGCGGCGATCCTGCGCGCGGGCGAACTCATGCGGACGCTTCACGCCGATGACGATCCTACTGACCCCGAGACAACGCTCGCGCGGCGCCTCACCGTGGTCAAGGTCGCGAAGCCTGACCAGGATCTTCGCTTCGATGTGCCCGTCGTTGGCGTTCCTACGATCGAGACGATGCACCGCGCCGGCGCAACCTGCCTGTGCGTGGAAGCGGGGCGCACCTTGCTCTTCGACCGCGAGGCAATGATTGCGGCCGCGACAGCAGCTGGAATCGCAGTCGTCGCTGAAGAAATTCCGGCGCGGTGA
- the rplI gene encoding 50S ribosomal protein L9: MEVILKEDVQKLGHRGDVVKVADGYGRNYLLPEKLAIEATSANKAVIEQMKASALRKSAKEKAGAEELSTRLNEVVLNFERKAGEHEQLFGSVTAADIAKELEAKGYEVDRRKIHLDEPLKTVGEFHVPIRLHREVTAHVQVNIKSDKPEAPAAAVETANEETEVEA, translated from the coding sequence ATGGAAGTCATTCTGAAAGAAGATGTGCAGAAGCTCGGCCACCGCGGCGACGTGGTTAAGGTCGCCGACGGCTACGGGCGCAACTACCTGCTGCCGGAGAAGCTGGCGATCGAGGCGACCTCAGCGAACAAGGCAGTCATCGAGCAGATGAAGGCCTCGGCGCTGCGCAAGTCAGCGAAGGAGAAGGCCGGCGCGGAGGAGCTCTCAACCCGGCTCAACGAGGTGGTCCTTAACTTCGAGCGCAAAGCCGGCGAGCACGAGCAGCTGTTCGGCTCGGTCACCGCGGCGGATATCGCCAAGGAGCTGGAGGCCAAGGGCTACGAGGTTGACCGTCGCAAGATCCACCTGGACGAGCCGCTGAAGACTGTCGGCGAGTTCCACGTGCCGATCCGTCTGCATCGCGAGGTCACCGCGCACGTGCAGGTGAACATCAAGTCCGACAAGCCGGAAGCTCCGGCCGCGGCGGTCGAGACTGCTAACGAGGAGACCGAGGTCGAGGCGTAA